Within the Anaerotignum faecicola genome, the region GGCATAACGCACTCCCGGCAGTTCCCTGACAACCTGAGGAATCCCCGATACGGTTCTTCCGGTTGTCGGAACAATATGAATGCCTCGTCTCAGGCATTCCGTCAGCGCCTTTTTGTTACGGGACGACAGACGCTTCTGACTGTCCAGAAGCGTTCCGTCTAAATCAAGTGCAATTAATCTGATATCCACAATTCATGCTCCAGTTTACTGTTTCTTTCTGCTCCCTACAG harbors:
- a CDS encoding HAD hydrolase family protein, which encodes MVDIRLIALDLDGTLLDSQKRLSSRNKKALTECLRRGIHIVPTTGRTVSGIPQVVRELPGVRYA